One Pseudomonas entomophila genomic window carries:
- a CDS encoding helix-turn-helix domain-containing protein, with the protein MDIADVARRTGVPASTLRYYASKGLLRSLSVRGQRRQFPADTPERLALIALGQAAGFSLDEVAAMLVEQQVDRQMLLAKADEIDRRVRRLQAMSKGLRHAAACPEENHLQCPTFQRLMQVSASQGKRRQQR; encoded by the coding sequence ATGGACATCGCCGATGTCGCCAGGCGCACTGGAGTGCCAGCCTCCACGCTGCGCTACTACGCCAGCAAGGGCTTGCTCAGGTCGCTGTCGGTGCGTGGCCAGCGCCGGCAGTTCCCCGCCGACACACCGGAGCGCCTGGCATTGATCGCCCTGGGCCAGGCGGCCGGTTTTTCGTTGGACGAGGTGGCGGCGATGCTGGTGGAGCAGCAAGTCGACCGGCAGATGTTGCTGGCCAAGGCCGACGAGATCGACCGGCGAGTGAGGCGCCTGCAGGCAATGAGCAAGGGGTTGCGCCATGCCGCGGCGTGCCCGGAGGAAAACCACCTGCAGTGCCCGACATTCCAGCGCTTGATGCAGGTGTCGGCCAGCCAGGGCAAACGACGCCAACAGCGGTAG
- a CDS encoding DUF2938 domain-containing protein has translation MTTIPLTLSILSIGIGATLIMDLWTLVLRRLGVTTLNYAMIGRWAGHLFEGRWRHPAIIKAAPVEGELMWGWLIHYATGLSFAGLLIGMAGQGWLLDPTLWPALLFGIVSVLVPLCVVQPALGAGYFAAKTPAPLKSCLRSLATHSVFGFGLYMAALGVARVTG, from the coding sequence ATGACCACCATTCCCCTGACTCTCTCCATCCTGTCGATCGGCATAGGTGCCACGCTGATCATGGACCTGTGGACGCTCGTGCTCCGGCGCCTGGGTGTCACCACCTTGAATTACGCCATGATCGGACGTTGGGCGGGGCATCTGTTCGAGGGGCGTTGGCGGCACCCGGCAATCATCAAGGCGGCCCCGGTCGAGGGTGAGTTGATGTGGGGCTGGCTGATCCACTATGCCACCGGGCTGTCGTTCGCCGGGCTGTTGATCGGGATGGCCGGGCAGGGGTGGCTGCTCGATCCGACGCTCTGGCCGGCGCTGCTGTTCGGGATCGTCTCGGTGCTGGTACCGCTGTGCGTGGTCCAGCCGGCATTGGGGGCGGGTTACTTTGCGGCAAAAACGCCCGCGCCGCTGAAGAGCTGCCTGCGCAGCCTGGCCACGCACAGTGTGTTTGGCTTTGGCCTGTACATGGCCGCGCTCGGCGTGGCCCGGGTGACAGGCTAG
- a CDS encoding substrate-binding periplasmic protein translates to MRRVLALLLLWTTQSLAEQPVLRFSIAESWSMPLMRTEQEQPVEGILFDLIQALAREVGARPQYHVMARLRLQEAMQNGDIDVRCYVSPQWLSDRPGDYLWSVPLIEQRDLLVGRAGDSGPASPDELSPQAIGTVLGYTYPTLEPLFSSGRLQREDSRNQLLALQKLQAGRYRHAVSNQLSLQWFNRQLPAAQRLHGLAVLQEQALGCMVRNDPALPTQALLRALVRLKQSGEIERIIQRYTDERSQGHLAEGDGN, encoded by the coding sequence GTGCGCCGAGTCCTGGCCTTGCTGTTGTTGTGGACCACTCAAAGCCTGGCCGAGCAGCCGGTGCTGCGCTTCTCCATCGCCGAAAGCTGGAGCATGCCGCTGATGCGCACCGAGCAAGAACAACCGGTGGAGGGCATCCTGTTCGACCTGATCCAGGCCCTGGCCCGCGAGGTAGGCGCACGCCCGCAGTACCACGTGATGGCCCGCCTGCGCCTGCAGGAGGCCATGCAAAATGGCGATATCGACGTGCGCTGCTACGTCTCCCCACAGTGGCTGAGCGACCGCCCAGGCGACTACCTGTGGAGCGTCCCGCTCATCGAGCAGCGCGACTTGCTGGTCGGCCGTGCCGGCGACAGTGGCCCGGCCAGCCCTGATGAGCTGTCGCCCCAGGCCATCGGCACCGTGCTTGGCTACACCTACCCTACCCTCGAACCGCTGTTCAGCAGCGGCCGCCTGCAACGCGAGGACAGCCGCAACCAGCTGCTGGCCCTGCAAAAGCTCCAGGCCGGGCGCTATCGGCATGCCGTGAGCAATCAGCTGTCGCTGCAGTGGTTCAATCGCCAGCTGCCGGCAGCGCAGCGCCTGCATGGCCTGGCCGTGCTGCAGGAGCAGGCGCTGGGCTGCATGGTGCGCAACGACCCGGCGCTGCCAACCCAGGCGCTGCTCAGAGCCTTGGTGCGACTGAAGCAATCCGGGGAGATCGAGCGGATCATTCAGCGCTATACCGATGAGCGCTCACAAGGGCACCTGGCCGAGGGCGACGGAAACTAG
- the dnaX gene encoding DNA polymerase III subunit gamma/tau, whose protein sequence is MSYQVLARKWRPRSFREMVGQTHVLKALINALDNQRLHHAYLFTGTRGVGKTTIARIIAKCLNCETGITSTPCGTCSVCREIDEGRFVDLIEIDAASRTKVEDTRELLDNVQYAPSRGRFKVYLIDEVHMLSTHSFNALLKTLEEPPPYVKFILATTDPQKLPATILSRCLQFSLKNMSPERVVEHLSHVLGAENVPFEDDALWLLGRAADGSMRDAMSLTDQAIAFGEGKVLAADVRAMLGTLDHGQVYGVLQALLEGDARALLEAVRGLAEQGPDWNGVLSEMLNVLHRVAIAQALPEAVDNGQGDRDRVLALAQALPAEDVQFYYQMGLIGRRDLPLAPDPRGGFEMVLLRMLAFRPADSDDAPKPVLKPVGISQATADPAQPVAAAAVAVEAPVASPVAQVAQVAEQAPAPVERQPEPVVEPVAQAAPAVAPEPVPEPQLVEEVVDLPWEEPSAPPAVEPQPQVIQAPAAEPIASPPGYDEPPFDPAAYGAVGMDRDDEPPMDEDYYVADSDPAGFSYLDELAEHVQEEKPVKAPEPLPASKPATGLALQWLELFPQLPVSGMTGNIAANCTLIAADGDDWLLHLDPGQGALFNSTQQRRLNEALNQQLGREIRLKIELIRPEQETPAQAAARKRAERQHEAVLSIEQDPLIQQMIRQFGATVRQDTIEPVDALASPGQ, encoded by the coding sequence ATGAGTTATCAGGTTCTTGCACGTAAATGGCGTCCGCGCTCGTTCCGCGAAATGGTCGGCCAGACCCATGTGCTCAAGGCTTTGATCAACGCCCTGGACAACCAGCGCCTGCACCACGCCTACCTGTTCACCGGTACTCGTGGGGTGGGCAAGACCACCATCGCGCGGATCATCGCCAAGTGCCTGAACTGCGAGACCGGTATCACCTCGACACCCTGCGGCACCTGCTCGGTGTGCCGGGAGATCGACGAGGGGCGCTTCGTCGACCTGATCGAGATCGACGCCGCCAGCCGCACCAAGGTCGAGGACACCCGCGAACTGCTCGACAACGTGCAGTACGCACCGAGCCGCGGGCGCTTCAAGGTCTACCTGATCGACGAAGTGCACATGCTCTCCACGCACTCGTTCAACGCCTTGCTCAAGACGCTGGAAGAGCCGCCGCCCTACGTCAAGTTCATCCTCGCCACCACCGACCCGCAGAAGCTGCCGGCGACCATCCTGTCGCGCTGCCTGCAGTTCTCGCTGAAGAACATGAGCCCGGAGCGGGTGGTCGAGCACCTCAGTCACGTGCTGGGCGCCGAGAACGTGCCGTTCGAGGACGATGCCCTGTGGCTGCTCGGGCGTGCCGCCGATGGCTCCATGCGCGACGCCATGAGCCTGACCGACCAGGCCATCGCCTTCGGTGAAGGCAAGGTGCTTGCCGCCGATGTGCGGGCGATGCTCGGTACGCTCGACCACGGGCAGGTCTATGGCGTGCTGCAGGCGCTGCTGGAGGGCGATGCCCGGGCGCTCCTGGAAGCAGTTCGCGGCCTGGCCGAGCAAGGGCCGGACTGGAACGGCGTGCTCTCGGAAATGCTCAACGTGCTGCACCGCGTAGCCATCGCCCAGGCGTTGCCCGAAGCCGTCGACAACGGCCAGGGCGACCGCGATCGCGTGCTGGCCCTGGCCCAGGCGCTGCCGGCTGAGGACGTGCAGTTCTACTATCAGATGGGCCTGATCGGCCGTCGCGACCTGCCGCTGGCACCCGACCCGCGCGGCGGCTTCGAGATGGTGCTGCTACGCATGCTGGCGTTCCGCCCGGCCGATAGCGATGATGCGCCGAAACCGGTACTAAAGCCGGTGGGGATCAGCCAGGCCACAGCTGATCCGGCCCAACCGGTGGCAGCAGCGGCCGTGGCTGTCGAGGCGCCCGTTGCCAGCCCCGTCGCCCAAGTCGCCCAAGTCGCCGAACAAGCCCCTGCGCCGGTCGAGCGTCAGCCTGAGCCGGTCGTTGAGCCTGTAGCGCAGGCTGCTCCTGCGGTAGCACCTGAGCCGGTGCCCGAGCCGCAACTGGTCGAGGAGGTGGTCGACCTGCCGTGGGAAGAACCTTCCGCGCCTCCGGCCGTCGAGCCACAACCGCAAGTCATCCAGGCGCCAGCCGCCGAGCCCATCGCCAGCCCGCCCGGCTACGACGAGCCACCGTTCGATCCGGCTGCCTATGGCGCGGTCGGCATGGATCGTGACGACGAGCCGCCGATGGACGAGGATTACTACGTTGCGGACAGCGACCCGGCAGGCTTCAGCTACCTGGACGAGCTGGCCGAGCATGTACAGGAAGAAAAGCCGGTCAAAGCCCCGGAGCCCCTGCCCGCATCCAAGCCGGCCACCGGCCTGGCCCTGCAATGGCTGGAATTATTCCCACAGTTGCCTGTCTCCGGTATGACAGGCAACATCGCCGCGAATTGCACGCTGATCGCCGCCGACGGCGACGACTGGCTGCTGCACCTGGACCCCGGGCAAGGCGCGCTGTTCAACAGCACGCAACAGCGCCGCCTCAACGAGGCGCTCAACCAGCAGCTCGGGCGTGAGATCCGCCTGAAGATCGAGCTGATCCGCCCGGAGCAGGAGACGCCGGCCCAGGCCGCCGCGCGCAAGCGCGCGGAACGCCAGCACGAGGCCGTGCTGTCGATCGAGCAGGACCCGCTCATCCAGCAGATGATCCGGCAGTTCGGCGCGACGGTGAGGCAGGATACTATTGAGCCTGTGGATGCCCTGGCCAGCCCGGGGCAATGA
- a CDS encoding YbaB/EbfC family nucleoid-associated protein — protein MMKGGMAGLMKQAQQMQEKMQKMQEELANAEVTGQSGGGLVSVVMTGRHDVKRVSIDQSLMSTDADDKEVLEDLIAAALNDAVRKIEQNSQDKMGSMTAGMQLPPGFKMPF, from the coding sequence ATGATGAAAGGTGGCATGGCCGGCCTGATGAAGCAGGCCCAGCAGATGCAGGAAAAGATGCAGAAGATGCAGGAAGAGCTGGCCAACGCCGAAGTCACCGGCCAGTCCGGTGGCGGCCTGGTGAGCGTGGTGATGACCGGTCGCCATGACGTCAAGCGCGTCAGCATCGACCAGAGCCTGATGTCGACCGACGCCGACGACAAGGAAGTGCTCGAGGACCTGATCGCTGCCGCGCTCAACGATGCGGTGCGCAAGATCGAGCAGAACAGCCAGGACAAGATGGGCAGCATGACTGCCGGCATGCAACTGCCACCTGGTTTCAAGATGCCGTTCTGA
- the recR gene encoding recombination mediator RecR codes for MSFSPLIRQLIDALRILPGVGQKTAQRMALQLLERDRSGGTRLAQALSQAMEGVGHCRQCRTLTEQELCPQCADPRRDDTQLCVVEGPVDVYAVEQTGYRGRYFVLKGHLSPLDGLGPEAIGIPQLMARIEEQGTFSEVILATNPTVEGEATAHYIAQLLAEKGLAATRIAHGVPLGGELELVDGGTLAHAFAGRRPISL; via the coding sequence ATGAGCTTCAGCCCCCTGATCCGCCAACTGATCGACGCCCTGCGCATCCTGCCCGGGGTCGGCCAGAAAACCGCCCAGCGCATGGCCCTGCAGCTGCTGGAGCGCGATCGCAGTGGCGGCACGCGCCTGGCCCAGGCCCTGAGCCAGGCCATGGAAGGTGTCGGCCACTGCCGCCAGTGCCGCACGCTGACCGAGCAGGAACTGTGCCCGCAGTGCGCCGATCCGCGCCGTGATGACACGCAACTTTGTGTGGTCGAGGGGCCGGTGGACGTGTATGCGGTGGAGCAGACCGGCTATCGCGGCCGTTACTTCGTGCTCAAGGGGCATCTTTCGCCGTTGGACGGCCTGGGGCCGGAGGCTATCGGTATTCCGCAACTGATGGCCAGGATCGAAGAGCAGGGCACCTTCAGCGAGGTGATCCTGGCGACCAACCCGACGGTGGAAGGGGAGGCGACCGCCCACTACATCGCCCAGCTGCTGGCCGAGAAGGGCCTGGCCGCCACGCGTATCGCCCATGGCGTGCCGTTGGGTGGGGAGTTGGAGCTGGTGGATGGCGGGACGCTGGCCCATGCGTTTGCCGGGCGCAGGCCGATTTCGTTGTAA
- a CDS encoding adenine phosphoribosyltransferase, which translates to MHSDTFDLKALIRPVVDFPKPGVIFRDITPLFQSPRGLRYVADQFIERYVEADFTHIGAMDARGFLIGSIIAHQLNKPLILFRKQGKLPADVLSEGYQTEYGEAFLEVHADSLCDGDSVLIFDDLIATGGTLLAAANLVRRTGAKVFEAAAIIDLPELEGSRRLQAAGVPTFCLTEFSLSEY; encoded by the coding sequence ATGCACAGCGACACCTTCGACCTCAAAGCCCTGATTCGCCCGGTAGTGGACTTCCCCAAGCCGGGCGTGATCTTCCGCGACATCACCCCGTTGTTCCAGTCGCCGCGCGGGCTGCGCTATGTCGCCGACCAGTTCATCGAGCGCTATGTCGAAGCCGACTTCACCCACATCGGCGCCATGGACGCGCGGGGCTTCCTGATCGGCTCGATCATCGCCCACCAGCTGAACAAGCCGCTGATCCTGTTCCGCAAGCAGGGCAAGCTGCCGGCCGATGTGCTGTCGGAGGGTTACCAGACCGAGTACGGCGAAGCCTTCCTGGAAGTGCACGCCGACAGCCTTTGCGACGGCGACTCGGTACTGATTTTCGATGACCTGATCGCCACCGGCGGCACCTTGCTGGCCGCGGCGAACCTGGTGCGCCGCACCGGTGCAAAAGTATTCGAAGCGGCGGCGATCATCGACCTGCCGGAGCTGGAAGGCTCGCGCCGGCTGCAGGCGGCCGGGGTACCGACCTTCTGCCTGACCGAGTTCTCCCTCAGCGAATACTGA